In Gimesia chilikensis, one DNA window encodes the following:
- a CDS encoding phosphotransferase family protein yields MEREITAENVIEYLREQGQLEPDEQADAEALAWGVSNIVIRIDRAADADFVIKQSRKQLRTQAEWFSQLERIWRELEVMQELDQLLPAGVVPRVLFEDRDNYLFAMEAIAADHRVWKAELLDGRVNQTVALELGKYLSAIHRKSFLQEGYQQRWGNWEIFDQLRIDPFYRFIVRSHPEIKEWVAELIEEMSAHRLCLVLADFSPKNILITDEQIHLVDFETAHFGDPAFDLGFFLSHLLLKAIYFQAEGTHCIELAETFWKSYLSTEVVAPLEPGSESAKMEEPQIGQRTIKHLAACMLARVDGKSTVDYLSSAQQDQVRSFALSLILDAPASLPQAFQRLREMLTS; encoded by the coding sequence ATGGAGCGGGAGATCACTGCGGAGAACGTGATTGAGTATCTCAGGGAACAGGGACAGCTGGAACCTGATGAGCAGGCTGACGCCGAGGCATTGGCCTGGGGGGTCTCCAATATCGTCATTCGTATAGATCGGGCAGCGGACGCCGATTTTGTGATCAAGCAGTCCCGCAAGCAGCTGCGGACCCAGGCCGAGTGGTTCAGTCAGCTGGAGCGGATCTGGCGCGAACTGGAAGTGATGCAGGAACTGGATCAACTGTTACCCGCGGGGGTGGTCCCGCGTGTGCTGTTCGAGGATCGGGATAACTACCTGTTCGCCATGGAAGCCATCGCCGCTGATCACAGGGTCTGGAAGGCAGAACTGCTGGATGGCCGGGTTAATCAAACGGTGGCCCTCGAACTGGGGAAATATCTGAGCGCCATCCACAGAAAGTCGTTTCTTCAGGAAGGCTATCAGCAGCGGTGGGGGAACTGGGAGATCTTTGACCAGCTGCGCATCGATCCTTTTTACCGGTTCATCGTCCGCTCACATCCGGAAATCAAAGAGTGGGTTGCAGAACTGATCGAGGAAATGTCCGCGCATCGGCTCTGCCTGGTGCTGGCGGACTTCAGTCCCAAGAATATCCTGATCACCGACGAGCAGATCCACCTGGTCGATTTTGAGACGGCCCATTTTGGTGATCCGGCTTTTGATCTGGGATTCTTTCTGAGTCATCTCCTGCTCAAGGCCATTTATTTTCAGGCAGAGGGAACGCACTGTATTGAGTTGGCGGAAACATTCTGGAAGTCCTACCTCAGCACCGAGGTCGTCGCGCCTCTGGAGCCGGGATCGGAGTCTGCTAAAATGGAGGAACCACAGATCGGTCAGCGGACCATCAAACATCTGGCAGCCTGCATGCTGGCCCGCGTCGATGGTAAGAGTACGGTCGATTACCTCTCCAGCGCACAGCAGGATCAGGTTCGATCTTTCGCGCTATCGCTGATTCTGGACGCACCGGCCTCACTGCCGCAGGCATTTCAAAGACTGCGGGAGATGCTGACCTCCTGA